A window of the Natronomonas salina genome harbors these coding sequences:
- a CDS encoding dihydrofolate reductase: MSERRPRISLVAAVAENGVIGADGEMPWHYPADLAHFKETTMGHPVILGRLTYESIERQLDGPLPGRTNVVLSRRDSLELPDGAVHAHTVEEAWELAEAALDDGQETVYVVGGATVYEAFVDDADELQITEIPEAPDGDTKFPEIGDEWTEVDRTTDGELSFVTYRR, encoded by the coding sequence GTCGCGGAGAACGGCGTCATCGGCGCCGACGGCGAGATGCCGTGGCACTACCCCGCGGACCTCGCGCACTTCAAGGAGACCACGATGGGCCACCCCGTGATACTGGGGCGGCTGACCTACGAGTCCATCGAGCGACAGCTGGACGGGCCGCTCCCGGGCCGGACCAACGTCGTCCTCTCGCGGCGGGACTCCCTGGAGCTACCCGACGGGGCCGTCCACGCGCACACCGTCGAGGAGGCCTGGGAGCTGGCCGAGGCGGCGCTGGACGACGGCCAGGAGACCGTCTACGTCGTCGGCGGGGCGACGGTCTACGAGGCGTTCGTCGACGACGCCGACGAACTGCAGATCACAGAGATCCCCGAAGCGCCCGACGGCGACACGAAATTCCCCGAGATCGGCGACGAGTGGACCGAGGTCGACCGGACGACCGACGGCGAGCTCTCGTTCGTCACCTATCGTCGGTAG